The following proteins come from a genomic window of Halorussus halophilus:
- a CDS encoding winged helix-turn-helix domain-containing protein: MSDAGAEDVGEVTPETPPTETPEPTPEVESVPASDAFDALGNEVRMAVLRALVDDADESVSGTTMTFSELFEESSADTTAGFAYHLRQLTDLYLRKTGEEEDRYALTYAGLQVARAIVAGTYTDRVSFGPVEMGEDCPLCEDGNLAATCEANYVTVACTDCRQGILTLPFPPGAQRDRDTADLLEAFDRHHRHRLSVMSDGICPECAAKMDATLALVGKRQTGTSTETDADSQQAQVTLDCQQCGCELNCPVTLAVLEHPAVIAFYHDHGENVRDRPIWNVGDEWRETVLSTDPWCVRVSAQLDDEELGVFVAGDLTVAETRRRNTQQAS, translated from the coding sequence ATGAGCGATGCCGGGGCCGAGGACGTTGGCGAAGTCACTCCTGAAACGCCACCCACCGAAACCCCCGAACCCACCCCCGAAGTCGAGTCCGTCCCGGCGAGCGACGCCTTCGACGCGCTCGGCAACGAGGTCCGGATGGCAGTCCTCCGGGCGCTCGTAGACGACGCCGACGAATCCGTCTCCGGCACTACGATGACGTTCTCGGAACTCTTCGAAGAGAGTTCCGCCGACACGACTGCCGGGTTCGCCTACCACCTCCGGCAACTGACCGACCTCTATCTCCGCAAGACCGGCGAAGAGGAAGACCGCTACGCGCTGACCTACGCCGGGTTGCAGGTCGCCCGCGCCATCGTCGCCGGGACGTACACTGACCGCGTGTCGTTCGGGCCAGTCGAGATGGGCGAGGACTGTCCGCTTTGCGAGGATGGGAACTTAGCCGCGACCTGCGAAGCCAACTACGTCACGGTCGCCTGCACTGACTGCCGACAAGGAATTCTCACGCTGCCGTTCCCGCCGGGTGCCCAGCGCGACCGTGATACCGCCGACCTCCTCGAAGCCTTCGACCGCCACCATCGCCACCGCCTGTCGGTCATGTCCGACGGTATCTGTCCAGAGTGCGCGGCGAAGATGGACGCCACGCTCGCACTCGTGGGCAAACGTCAGACCGGTACCTCCACGGAAACCGACGCGGACTCTCAGCAAGCACAAGTCACACTCGACTGCCAACAGTGTGGTTGCGAACTCAACTGTCCGGTGACGCTCGCGGTCCTCGAACACCCTGCCGTGATAGCGTTCTACCACGACCACGGCGAGAACGTCCGCGACCGGCCCATCTGGAACGTCGGCGACGAGTGGCGGGAGACGGTCCTCTCGACGGACCCGTGGTGCGTGAGGGTGAGCGCGCAACTAGACGACGAGGAGTTAGGCGTCTTCGTCGCCGGAGACCTCACCGTCGCCGAGACGCGCCGCCGGAACACACAGCAGGCCAGCTAA
- a CDS encoding NYN domain-containing protein, whose protein sequence is MKPLRSFLSGEPSVALFVDGPNVLREEFDVDLEDVRAAGEELGQLAVTRLYVDEHATPGLIQAAEAHGFEVTVTSGDVDVKLAVDATEFALANGLDVLAIASRDTDFKPVLEKAARNGIRTVAIAPGEYGRSDALQKAAHEAYTIEK, encoded by the coding sequence ATGAAGCCGTTACGCTCGTTTCTCTCAGGGGAGCCGTCCGTCGCGCTGTTCGTGGACGGCCCGAACGTTCTTCGCGAGGAGTTCGACGTCGATTTAGAAGACGTGCGTGCCGCTGGTGAGGAGTTGGGGCAGTTGGCGGTTACGCGGTTGTACGTGGACGAACACGCGACGCCCGGACTCATTCAGGCCGCGGAAGCCCACGGGTTCGAAGTGACAGTCACCAGCGGCGACGTGGACGTGAAACTCGCGGTCGATGCTACCGAGTTCGCGCTCGCGAACGGTCTCGACGTGCTGGCCATCGCCTCGCGGGACACGGACTTCAAGCCGGTACTTGAGAAAGCGGCTCGAAACGGAATTCGAACCGTCGCCATCGCGCCCGGCGAGTACGGACGTTCCGACGCGCTCCAGAAGGCGGCCCACGAAGCGTATACCATCGAGAAGTGA
- a CDS encoding S8 family serine peptidase: MSDESTQGFDRRSFLKATGAVGAAAAFSGVTAATPGRSPGPKEDEILVGVSAGAGDIESTVSSYIPGNAEIVHKNENLRYVAVKFPSQAPEVARERFIDAITQKEEIKYAEKNATHTTQLTPNDPRFGDQYAPQQVQSDDAWDTTLGDSNVTIAVVDQGAMYDHPDLQANYKSNPGYDFVDSDSDPYPDSMQDEYHGTHVSGCAAAVVDNGTGVAGQGNSSLINARTLSEEGSGSTADIADGVEWAADQGADVINMSLGGGGYTDTMKNAVSYAQDQGAIIICAAGNDGSSSVSYPAAYSECMAISAVDDSENLASFSQYGSSVELCAPGVDILSTTTDTRGTYERLSGTSMATPVTSGVAGLTLAKWDLTNSELRTHLKNTAKDIGLSSDKQGSGQVNAFNAVTTEPGSGGGGGGGGGDSTSETVSGSLSSSYDYDDYTWSWEYSSPSQVEVVLDGPSDADFDLYINTGTTSNATPSNYDYGSYSTNSQESITIDNPDTSTAMQIDVDSYSGSGSYDLTITETN, from the coding sequence ATGTCAGACGAAAGCACACAGGGTTTCGATCGTCGTAGCTTCCTGAAGGCAACTGGTGCGGTGGGTGCCGCAGCCGCATTTAGCGGTGTCACGGCCGCGACTCCCGGCCGTTCTCCCGGTCCGAAGGAAGACGAAATTCTCGTCGGTGTCTCTGCAGGTGCAGGCGACATCGAAAGTACTGTCTCGAGCTACATTCCCGGCAACGCGGAAATCGTTCACAAGAACGAGAACCTCCGCTACGTCGCAGTGAAGTTCCCGAGCCAGGCTCCGGAAGTCGCTCGCGAACGCTTCATCGACGCCATCACGCAGAAAGAAGAGATCAAGTACGCCGAGAAGAACGCGACGCACACGACGCAGTTGACGCCGAACGACCCGCGTTTCGGCGACCAGTACGCACCCCAACAGGTCCAGTCCGACGACGCGTGGGACACGACGCTCGGTGACTCCAACGTCACCATCGCCGTAGTGGACCAGGGTGCCATGTACGACCACCCCGACCTACAGGCGAACTACAAGTCCAACCCGGGTTACGACTTCGTTGACAGCGACTCGGACCCGTACCCCGACTCGATGCAGGACGAGTATCACGGGACGCACGTCTCCGGCTGTGCCGCAGCAGTCGTAGACAACGGCACAGGCGTCGCCGGACAGGGTAACTCCTCGCTCATCAACGCCCGAACCCTAAGCGAAGAGGGTAGCGGTTCCACGGCCGACATCGCAGACGGTGTCGAGTGGGCCGCAGACCAGGGCGCGGACGTCATCAACATGTCCCTCGGTGGCGGTGGCTACACCGACACGATGAAGAACGCCGTCAGCTACGCGCAGGACCAAGGTGCCATCATCATCTGTGCGGCCGGTAACGACGGCTCCAGTTCCGTCTCCTACCCGGCGGCCTACAGCGAATGTATGGCCATCTCCGCGGTGGACGACAGCGAGAATCTCGCTTCGTTCTCGCAGTACGGAAGCTCGGTCGAACTCTGCGCACCCGGTGTGGACATTCTCTCGACGACCACCGACACCCGCGGTACCTACGAGAGGCTCTCGGGTACCTCGATGGCAACCCCCGTCACGTCCGGTGTGGCCGGTCTGACCCTCGCCAAGTGGGACCTCACGAACTCCGAGCTTCGTACTCACCTCAAGAACACGGCGAAGGACATCGGTCTCTCCTCGGACAAGCAGGGCTCCGGTCAAGTCAACGCCTTCAACGCAGTCACCACCGAACCCGGCAGCGGTGGCGGCGGTGGCGGCGGTGGCGGCGACTCGACCAGCGAAACCGTCAGTGGCTCGCTCAGTAGCTCCTACGACTACGACGACTACACGTGGAGCTGGGAGTACAGCTCGCCGAGCCAAGTCGAAGTCGTCCTCGACGGACCGTCGGACGCCGACTTCGACCTCTACATCAACACGGGCACCACGTCGAACGCGACCCCGAGCAACTACGACTACGGTTCCTACAGCACCAACAGCCAGGAGTCCATCACCATCGACAATCCGGACACCTCGACGGCGATGCAGATCGACGTTGACTCCTACAGTGGTTCGGGCAGCTACGACCTGACCATCACCGAGACGAACTAA
- the hmgB gene encoding hydroxymethylglutaryl-CoA synthase has translation MTAVGIDAIEIWTGKLKLDLPNTFAPEKGEDPEKYTKGLGLNASSFPDAHEDIVTMGANAAHRLMDRKGLTPDDIGRIDVATESAFDNSKPVSTYIAGCLEQVYDGDFHHANKGERKFACVAGTQAIDDAYNWIKAGRNRGRSALVVATDTALYARGDPGEATQGAGAVAMLISEDPSVLELSTEQGYGSADETDFLKPNQQFPSVDGKRSMQVYLARMREAVEDFESVSGDTHPDDFEYIPFHTPFPGMVRKAGLLGYRHMIRDTTVEEELADEIGFQPREDEFEDREAYEEAIRDYMDKLKETDQYREWYGNTIDPTLSISREVGNWYTGSVHIARASALRHALNEGIDLTGKRLLVGSYGSGAQAEVHAETVQDGWKDEIEASNIDAQIEDRYDLSFEEYEKVHDRHNHDKTIEIEDFTVPDGEFVFTGRGRMNERMYDFVE, from the coding sequence ATGACAGCCGTCGGTATCGACGCCATCGAAATCTGGACGGGGAAGCTGAAACTGGACCTGCCGAACACGTTCGCGCCCGAGAAGGGCGAGGACCCCGAGAAGTACACGAAAGGACTCGGACTAAACGCCAGTTCGTTCCCGGACGCTCACGAGGACATCGTAACGATGGGCGCGAACGCGGCCCACCGACTGATGGACCGCAAGGGACTGACGCCCGACGACATCGGCCGCATCGACGTTGCCACCGAGAGCGCGTTCGACAACTCCAAGCCCGTCTCGACGTACATCGCGGGCTGTCTCGAACAGGTGTACGACGGGGACTTCCACCACGCGAACAAGGGCGAACGCAAGTTCGCCTGCGTCGCCGGGACGCAGGCCATCGACGACGCCTACAACTGGATCAAAGCAGGCCGCAACCGTGGTCGCTCGGCGCTCGTGGTTGCGACTGATACGGCGCTCTACGCCCGCGGCGACCCCGGCGAGGCGACGCAGGGTGCGGGCGCAGTCGCCATGCTCATCTCCGAGGACCCCAGCGTGCTGGAACTCTCCACCGAGCAGGGGTACGGCTCTGCGGACGAGACGGACTTCCTCAAACCGAACCAGCAGTTCCCGAGCGTGGACGGCAAGCGCTCGATGCAGGTGTACCTCGCACGCATGCGCGAGGCAGTGGAGGACTTCGAATCCGTCTCGGGCGACACCCATCCCGACGACTTCGAGTACATCCCGTTCCACACGCCGTTCCCCGGTATGGTTCGGAAGGCTGGCCTGCTCGGTTACCGCCACATGATTCGAGACACCACCGTCGAAGAGGAACTGGCCGACGAAATCGGCTTCCAGCCCCGCGAGGACGAGTTTGAGGACCGCGAAGCCTACGAGGAAGCCATCCGGGACTACATGGACAAACTGAAAGAGACCGACCAGTACCGCGAGTGGTACGGCAACACCATCGACCCGACCCTCTCCATCTCCCGCGAGGTCGGCAACTGGTACACTGGCTCGGTCCACATCGCCCGCGCCAGCGCGCTCCGCCACGCCCTCAACGAGGGCATCGACCTCACAGGCAAGCGTCTGTTGGTCGGCTCCTACGGTTCGGGCGCACAGGCAGAAGTCCACGCCGAGACCGTGCAGGACGGCTGGAAGGACGAAATCGAGGCGAGTAACATCGACGCCCAAATCGAGGACCGCTACGACCTCTCGTTCGAAGAGTACGAGAAGGTCCACGACCGACACAACCACGACAAGACCATCGAGATCGAGGACTTCACGGTTCCCGACGGCGAGTTCGTGTTCACCGGTCGCGGGCGCATGAACGAGCGAATGTACGACTTCGTGGAATAA
- a CDS encoding DUF2150 family protein — translation MSAPPEEFYSDERWQNWLDRIREEDIDPENEDSARLLLNLQDDVAIAIAKIVTAADDGAIDDEEALSELEDIREVVLSEVDFGNEEKAMLIDGVQTSLVCVFYAAEEYVANGPADDAPVEEYVIEAGKAEEAEDLDSALGLVAAGGTRIIDGDELDMSVTEELEYGLVTEWVNGLDSLQSAMSDPEVVEEEEDE, via the coding sequence ATGAGCGCGCCTCCCGAGGAGTTCTACTCCGACGAACGCTGGCAGAACTGGCTCGACCGCATCCGAGAGGAGGACATCGACCCAGAGAACGAAGACTCCGCTCGCCTCTTGCTCAACCTGCAAGACGACGTGGCTATCGCAATCGCAAAGATCGTCACCGCGGCCGACGACGGCGCTATCGACGACGAGGAGGCGCTTTCGGAACTCGAAGACATCCGCGAGGTCGTCCTCTCGGAAGTCGATTTCGGCAACGAAGAGAAAGCGATGCTCATCGACGGCGTCCAGACGAGTCTCGTCTGCGTCTTCTACGCCGCCGAGGAGTACGTCGCCAACGGTCCGGCCGACGACGCACCCGTCGAGGAGTACGTCATCGAGGCTGGCAAGGCCGAAGAAGCCGAGGACTTAGATTCGGCGCTCGGACTCGTGGCCGCGGGCGGCACGCGCATCATCGACGGCGACGAACTGGACATGTCCGTCACCGAAGAGTTAGAGTACGGTCTCGTCACGGAGTGGGTCAACGGTCTCGACAGCCTCCAGAGCGCCATGAGCGACCCGGAAGTCGTCGAAGAGGAAGAAGACGAATAA
- a CDS encoding Ntn hydrolase family protein: MPDPTNSPNFGTDSPNAGADVLKTGTTTVALTAADGVVLAADQRASLGGRLVSSKDMQKVEQVHPTAALTLSGAVGELQEYVRQLRSKVDLYKTRRGNPPSMHATATFAGNLLRHGPYRAAQLTLGGVDSDGQQVYSFDAGGGVTESPYAAGGSGMQLAYGVLEREFDAEMTIEEARVVAARAIESASERDTASGNGLTLAEVTADGVELDSYEDPASVAGDDSIGEVA, encoded by the coding sequence ATGCCCGACCCAACCAACTCCCCGAACTTCGGGACGGACTCGCCGAACGCGGGGGCCGACGTGCTCAAGACCGGTACGACGACCGTCGCGCTCACGGCCGCGGACGGCGTCGTCCTCGCGGCCGACCAGCGCGCGAGTCTCGGTGGCCGTCTCGTCAGCAGCAAAGACATGCAGAAAGTCGAGCAGGTGCATCCGACCGCCGCGCTGACGCTCTCCGGCGCTGTCGGCGAACTCCAAGAGTACGTCCGGCAACTCCGCTCGAAGGTGGACCTCTACAAGACGCGCCGAGGTAACCCGCCGTCGATGCACGCCACCGCGACGTTCGCAGGAAACCTGCTCCGACACGGTCCGTACCGCGCCGCACAGTTGACCCTGGGCGGCGTCGATTCGGACGGGCAACAGGTCTACAGTTTCGACGCCGGCGGTGGCGTCACCGAGTCGCCATACGCCGCTGGCGGCAGTGGCATGCAACTGGCCTACGGCGTCCTCGAACGCGAGTTCGACGCCGAGATGACCATCGAGGAGGCGCGAGTCGTCGCTGCCCGCGCCATCGAATCGGCCAGCGAACGCGACACTGCGAGCGGGAACGGCCTTACGCTCGCAGAAGTGACTGCCGATGGCGTCGAACTCGACAGCTACGAGGACCCAGCGAGCGTCGCTGGTGACGATAGTATCGGGGAGGTGGCCTGA
- a CDS encoding TatD family hydrolase codes for MSDDLGTPVLDNHLHLDPEHGRGIEAVKDFARSGGTHLLVVNKPSWLLGVEPQEGDDFRPVFETTIDVVASANEILSGRAWPVLGVHPGLVSKLVDDRDFAPDEARDLMQAGLDCAAEYVADGEAVALKTGRPHYDVTDAVWDASNEVLRHGLELGADEDCAVQLHTEGTDDLSEVAEWAEDVGLPAEKVVKHYAGGRLKGPTPSVMSEKDRLEVAAERGDPFLMETDFVDDPDRPGAVMGPKTVPRRVRWMQEREYDDAIRNAHVETPERVYGFDTTATLDR; via the coding sequence ATGAGCGACGACCTCGGGACGCCGGTGTTGGACAATCACCTGCACTTAGACCCCGAACACGGCCGCGGTATCGAGGCGGTCAAGGACTTCGCGCGGAGCGGCGGCACCCATCTGCTCGTCGTGAACAAACCCTCGTGGCTGCTCGGCGTCGAACCCCAGGAGGGCGATGATTTTCGGCCCGTCTTCGAGACGACCATCGACGTGGTCGCGAGCGCAAACGAGATTTTATCTGGTCGCGCGTGGCCAGTCCTCGGCGTCCACCCGGGACTCGTCTCGAAACTCGTAGATGACCGCGACTTTGCTCCCGACGAAGCACGCGACCTGATGCAGGCAGGTCTCGACTGCGCGGCCGAGTACGTCGCAGACGGCGAGGCAGTCGCACTCAAGACTGGACGACCACACTACGACGTGACCGACGCCGTCTGGGACGCCTCGAACGAAGTCCTCCGGCACGGTCTCGAACTCGGTGCCGACGAGGACTGTGCGGTCCAACTTCACACCGAGGGGACCGACGACCTGAGCGAAGTCGCGGAGTGGGCCGAAGACGTCGGCCTCCCCGCGGAGAAGGTCGTCAAGCACTACGCAGGCGGCCGTCTGAAGGGGCCGACGCCGAGCGTGATGAGCGAGAAAGACCGCTTGGAAGTCGCGGCCGAGCGCGGCGACCCGTTCCTCATGGAGACCGACTTCGTGGACGACCCCGACCGGCCGGGCGCGGTGATGGGACCGAAGACGGTTCCCCGGCGCGTGCGATGGATGCAAGAACGGGAGTACGACGACGCGATACGAAACGCACACGTCGAGACGCCCGAGCGCGTCTACGGGTTCGACACCACTGCGACGTTGGACCGGTAG
- a CDS encoding helix-turn-helix domain-containing protein, translating to MTESTDPRADLAERVAGEITLSEDPGATLRKWRTDFGVSQTDLADHLDVSSSVISDYESGRRESPGIGVVARIVNALLDIDEQRGGDRIRQYARVLSAGFESDIVSDLREYPTTFQLERFYDAIGATELTSGDHDHVTGHTVIDSIQAITRLSSEEFYRLYGQSTSRALMFTNVTRGESPLVAMRVVNPTPNAVVLHGIDREALWDHAPKMAQLDGFSLAVTDDPLDEILESLRELP from the coding sequence ATGACAGAATCGACGGACCCCCGCGCGGACCTCGCGGAACGCGTCGCGGGAGAGATAACGCTCTCGGAGGACCCCGGCGCGACCCTGCGCAAGTGGCGGACCGACTTCGGCGTCTCCCAGACCGACCTCGCGGACCACCTCGACGTGTCGTCGTCGGTCATCAGCGACTACGAGAGCGGTCGCCGCGAGAGTCCTGGCATCGGGGTCGTCGCGCGCATAGTCAACGCATTGCTCGACATCGACGAACAGCGCGGCGGCGACCGCATCCGCCAGTACGCTCGGGTCCTCTCGGCCGGTTTCGAGAGCGACATCGTCAGCGACCTGCGCGAGTACCCGACGACGTTCCAGTTGGAGCGCTTCTACGACGCCATCGGCGCGACAGAACTCACCAGCGGCGACCACGACCACGTGACAGGCCACACCGTCATCGACAGCATCCAAGCCATCACGCGACTGTCCAGCGAGGAGTTCTACCGCCTCTACGGCCAGAGTACGAGTCGAGCGTTGATGTTCACCAACGTCACGCGCGGGGAGTCGCCGCTGGTCGCCATGCGCGTCGTCAACCCGACGCCGAACGCCGTCGTCCTTCACGGCATCGACCGCGAGGCGTTGTGGGACCACGCGCCGAAGATGGCCCAACTCGACGGCTTCTCGCTGGCGGTTACCGACGACCCGCTGGACGAGATATTGGAGTCGCTGCGGGAGTTACCCTGA
- a CDS encoding right-handed parallel beta-helix repeat-containing protein, whose product MAGVAGMGLAASGSVSAHGTTDTGGTSGFSGFDTVHIVGDGDGMYTTIQGAHDDLPGDGAGANGAVVIADSYDSSDEQFPVVVDGYADIRGMSNTGTVIYNGDSTKNTFVFTATEQHNTESPMLSNVRLAGGDNAVVVEGHVGATVQDVTIWGSNTGIKVTDNSYSQTCYDNYFRNICISGVEGDGVYVANNTAPHSLTFDNVNVYRAGQHGYNLRQAGADTVVQNSTIQHADDWGMLIERSISLTLRDLYFERNAEKYASGSGNKIDICFHSNGPNHDFLVQGCYFNGMNETVCAIHLNSGEAGEIRNCRFNRYDDGYLIQDEEHTDLNVARSTITTDGREAHFYNDGDTWGKRTRQDGIIMSTDLSTTDGKFEADKGIHDGSGSAPQGMAFWLDGQWVSQVDGSIIG is encoded by the coding sequence TTGGCAGGGGTCGCAGGCATGGGTCTCGCAGCGTCGGGGAGCGTAAGCGCCCACGGAACTACGGATACGGGCGGTACGAGCGGCTTCTCGGGCTTCGATACCGTCCACATCGTCGGCGACGGCGATGGGATGTACACGACGATTCAGGGAGCACACGACGACCTTCCGGGCGACGGCGCGGGCGCCAACGGTGCAGTCGTCATAGCCGACAGCTACGATTCGAGCGACGAGCAGTTCCCCGTCGTAGTTGACGGCTACGCCGACATTCGGGGGATGTCGAACACGGGAACCGTCATCTACAACGGCGACTCCACGAAGAACACGTTCGTGTTCACGGCGACCGAACAACACAACACCGAGTCGCCGATGCTCAGCAACGTCCGACTCGCTGGCGGTGACAATGCAGTCGTCGTCGAAGGCCACGTCGGTGCGACTGTGCAGGACGTGACTATCTGGGGAAGCAACACCGGTATCAAAGTCACCGACAACTCCTACTCTCAGACTTGCTACGACAACTACTTCCGGAATATCTGTATCTCCGGCGTCGAGGGCGACGGCGTCTACGTTGCGAACAACACCGCACCGCACTCGCTGACGTTCGACAACGTCAACGTCTATCGCGCGGGTCAACACGGTTACAACCTCCGACAGGCGGGAGCAGACACGGTGGTTCAGAACTCCACCATCCAGCACGCAGACGACTGGGGGATGCTCATCGAACGGAGCATCTCGCTGACGCTCCGAGATCTCTACTTCGAGCGCAACGCCGAGAAGTACGCCTCCGGTTCCGGCAACAAAATCGACATCTGCTTCCACAGCAACGGTCCGAACCACGACTTCCTCGTGCAGGGCTGTTACTTCAACGGCATGAACGAGACCGTCTGTGCGATTCACTTGAACTCCGGCGAAGCCGGCGAGATTCGGAACTGCCGGTTCAACCGCTACGACGACGGCTACCTCATCCAGGACGAGGAACACACGGACCTCAACGTCGCCCGCTCGACCATCACGACGGACGGTAGAGAGGCCCACTTCTACAACGACGGCGATACGTGGGGCAAGCGGACGCGCCAAGACGGCATCATCATGAGCACGGACCTCTCGACCACCGACGGGAAGTTCGAGGCGGACAAAGGCATCCACGACGGGTCCGGCAGCGCACCCCAAGGGATGGCCTTTTGGCTCGACGGTCAGTGGGTCAGTCAGGTTGACGGAAGCATCATCGGCTAA
- a CDS encoding metal-dependent hydrolase codes for MPSTLVHAALAGLVGTALLTDHFDWRAILLVMFATAAIDLDVFVGMVFPGTHRAAFHTLLLPLLGALLLAYDLRYREESLLHKRWDNRGVRVAWVSVVAVTFAGIGPDLFFNGANILYPLHDQFYDFSGKVVYSTERGFVQTLVELDFDFRLDFWADRAAESSPNATGKANASSEQTPPPPSTKNTHYSTGVDPSRNTEKQSVERVFHIFASGERFLLALTGYLVVTLRLWMERE; via the coding sequence ATGCCATCGACGCTGGTCCACGCCGCACTCGCGGGACTCGTCGGCACTGCCTTGCTCACCGACCACTTCGACTGGCGGGCGATACTCCTCGTCATGTTCGCCACCGCGGCCATCGACTTGGACGTGTTCGTCGGCATGGTGTTTCCGGGCACTCACCGAGCGGCGTTTCACACGCTATTACTTCCGCTTCTTGGGGCTCTCCTGCTGGCCTACGACCTTCGGTATCGTGAGGAATCCCTCCTTCACAAGCGGTGGGACAATCGCGGTGTGAGAGTCGCGTGGGTAAGCGTCGTCGCCGTCACCTTCGCCGGAATCGGCCCGGACCTCTTCTTCAACGGTGCGAACATCCTCTACCCGCTCCACGACCAGTTCTACGACTTCTCGGGGAAAGTCGTCTACTCGACGGAGCGCGGATTCGTCCAGACGCTCGTGGAACTCGACTTCGATTTCAGACTCGATTTCTGGGCGGACCGAGCGGCCGAGAGCAGTCCGAACGCTACCGGGAAGGCCAACGCGAGTTCCGAGCAGACCCCACCGCCACCTTCGACCAAGAATACTCACTACAGCACCGGAGTAGACCCCTCGCGAAACACCGAGAAACAGTCCGTCGAGCGCGTCTTCCACATCTTCGCCTCCGGCGAACGCTTCCTGCTCGCGCTGACTGGCTACCTCGTCGTGACGCTCCGCCTGTGGATGGAGCGCGAGTGA
- the psmA gene encoding archaeal proteasome endopeptidase complex subunit alpha — MQDNQQAYDRGTSIFSPDGRLYQVEYAREAVKRGSASVGVKTREGVVLAARRRVRSSLMDPDSVEKLHEIDGHLGVASAGHAADARQLVEFAREAAQRERLRFDEPLGVETLTKELADHVQEYTQKGGARPFGTALLVGGIGDSGPALYETDPSGTPSAWNAAAVGRNSAEIQDYLEAEYVADADLESGVDLALSALAAPTEDGFDTADVGIATVTNANGYRQLDEDERRERLDALGLLDDGQQAS; from the coding sequence ATGCAAGACAACCAGCAGGCGTACGACCGCGGGACGAGCATCTTCTCGCCCGACGGGCGACTGTATCAGGTCGAGTACGCCCGCGAAGCGGTCAAGCGTGGCAGCGCCAGCGTGGGCGTGAAGACCAGAGAGGGCGTCGTGTTGGCGGCCCGCCGTAGAGTCCGGTCGTCGCTGATGGACCCCGATAGCGTCGAGAAACTGCACGAAATCGACGGCCACCTCGGCGTCGCCAGCGCGGGCCACGCGGCAGACGCACGCCAACTGGTCGAGTTCGCGCGCGAGGCCGCCCAGCGGGAGCGTCTCCGATTCGACGAACCGCTCGGCGTCGAGACGCTGACCAAGGAACTGGCCGACCACGTGCAGGAGTACACCCAGAAAGGTGGTGCGCGGCCGTTCGGTACGGCACTGCTCGTGGGCGGTATCGGTGACTCGGGACCCGCACTCTACGAGACCGACCCCAGCGGCACGCCCTCGGCGTGGAACGCCGCGGCGGTGGGCCGCAACAGCGCCGAGATTCAGGACTACCTCGAAGCGGAGTACGTCGCGGACGCCGACCTCGAATCGGGCGTCGATTTAGCGCTGTCGGCACTGGCGGCCCCGACAGAGGACGGGTTCGACACTGCGGACGTGGGGATTGCGACAGTGACCAACGCGAACGGATACCGGCAACTCGACGAGGACGAGCGTCGCGAGCGACTCGACGCGCTCGGGTTGCTGGACGACGGTCAGCAAGCGTCTTAG